The Capsicum annuum cultivar UCD-10X-F1 chromosome 3, UCD10Xv1.1, whole genome shotgun sequence genomic sequence TAGAAATACTTTCTAAAATGAGAAAAGTCCCAAAAAGTCCTATAGTTGGTTCTCAATTCCCCAAACCGTATTATATGATCTAGTCAGATTNNNNNNNNNNNNNNNNNNNNNNNNNNNNNNNNNNNNNNNNNNNNNNNNNNNNNNNNNNNNNNNNNNNNNNNNNNNNNNNNNNNNNNNNNNNNNNNNNNNNaaataaataaatatctagtCCCTTTTCAACAGTTCTATCCGTACCTTCTCTCAGTATGCAAATGCAGAAAAGCACATTGCTATTCAGTTATCTCTGATCCTATCCCACTAAACTAAAACAATACtcattttcaaacttaaaatatagTGTAAAAAACTCATCTTTATCTTTAAGTTCGTgtatttttgacttattttttaaattataaatggGAGGTCATTGGAATTTATCTTTTTGGTGAGCTGATATTGTTCGTACATATAAGTAAAAAAGCTTAGTAAATTTGAAGCTTAGTACTCCTAATACTTATCAAATGATTTATCCATAAATGAGTTTTAAGTAATCAATGCACACtatcaatatataattttttttttgtattatcaAGTCATTAAAATGATATccacatatacatattttttcaaaatgttGGACTTGTTAACTTATGAAGAAAATGAATTACATGTTATAAAAGTAACCTGATGATGAGAACacaatcaaaataattaattttacctAATAATTATAGATGAGTTTCTCCACCTTATCTTCGTTTCAAAGGTAAGAATAAGTTACGGATAAAACTCATACTCTTTAGAACCATATTAGGTATATGTTATAAGCAAGCTAATAGcgtacaacaataacaacataagaGAATGTAATTTCATTAGTGAGGTCCGAAAAGAATAGAGTGTTCACGCTGGGGTGTGCTTTCTTATAATTCAACTCTTATAAGAAGCAACAGTATTCACCCTACGTTCTATTTTAATCAAAGTGTGTACTTTGTTATATCTCTAGTTAATTTCATTTTCAACACACATATGGACCCAGAAGCTTTCTCAGCTAGCTTGTTCAAGTGGGACCCAAGAGGTGCAATGCCACCACCAAGCCGACTACTAGACCCGGTGGCGGCGCCACCACttctaccaccaccaccaccaccaccaccactcaGTACTGCACCAGCATATTCAATAAGAAGTAGCACCACAAGGGGTCTAGGAGGACTAGAAGAGTTGTTTCAAGCGTACGGCATACGCTATTACACTGCTGCTAAGATAGCAGAGCTAGGGTTCACGGTGAACACGTTATTGGACATGAAAGATGAAGAACTCGACGATATGATGAACAGTCTATCGCAGATTTTCAGGTGGGAATTGCTGGTAGGAGAAAGGTATGGTATTAAAGCTGCCATTAGAGCTGAATGGCGGAGGTTGGAGGAGGAGGAAGCGCGGCGGCGCGGTCACATTCTCTCCGATGGTGGAACTAATGTCCTTGATGCTCTCTCACAAGAAGGTTAAATTAATTTCTTTGAACTTCAAAACTTAGTACTTGATTTATATAACTAAATTCAACTTAATAGAATAGTTGGTGTGGTGAATTGCTACGTGATTAGTTaatatatacatgcatatctTTTACAAGTCCAATATTAGCTAGTTTGTTTACATGTGCTTGTTTAACCACTGTTATATTGAACAAGAACGTATATACACgggaataagaaaaaattaccaaaatttgTTGTTCTTTTGTAAATATATAGGTTCTAATTAAAGCTTAATCTTTGTTGAAAAGTAATTTTTCACCTATAGATCATACAAAATTTTGTTGAACCTAGTGAAATTACGTTGCATCCGACTCTACATGCACTTTATCAAAGGGAGTCAATTATCATTTCTTCGTATAAAAATTATGCTGTTTAAATAGGTCAATATTTTTGTTGGtgtatatataagtatacattCAATTAATTTGATTGTTTCTGTTCTAAACTCTTTTAATGAAAATCTAGCTTTACCACTTAAAAGAGAGTATTAGTAGGATCCTTATTGCACATTCCATTATTTAAGGAGATTTACATGTACTCAATTCATATGTGATATAACAATTTTACTGTATGTGTGTAAAGGTGAGCATGTAGATACGATTGGTTGTACTAATTTCCCTTTGATTTTTTACTCCACATGATCAATCTTTATAAAACCTGGTGAAAATGGTTAAGTAGGGTTATCGGAGGAGCCAGTACAGCAACACGAGAGAGAAGCGGCAGGAAGCGGGACATGGGAAGTGGTTGCAGCATCTGCAGGTGGTGGAGGGAGACTGAAACAAAGGAGGAGGAAGAAGGCGGGGGCTACAGGGAGGGAGAGAAGGGGGATGTCCGGTGAGGATGATGATGAAACTGAGGAATTTGGAGATGATGATGAAGAGAATATCAACGAAGCTGGTGGTtgtggaggaggaggaggaggaggaacaAGTGAGAGACAAAGGGAGCATCCGTTTATTGTGACGGAGCCTGGGGAAGTGGCACGTGGCAAAAAGAACGGCTTGGATTACTTGTTCCATCTCTATGAACAATGTAGGGAattcttggttcaagttcagaATATCGCTAAGGAACGTGGTGAAAAATGCCCCACTAAGGTCACCCTTCTTTTCTCTCCTATTTACGTTATTGTTATTACTATAGTAATATTACTTAATAATTGAACATATTCCTCACTATACTgtaataaattaaaacacattaccAATACTATAGTTATTTTCCTATTATCTttgtatatataagttaaatGCTTTAATTTAAAAGTAGCGACCAATTACAAGTTCTATTCCATTTTAATATTCAAGgctaattaaactaatttgacaCGTGTGTTTAATccataa encodes the following:
- the LOC107862108 gene encoding floricaula/leafy homolog 1 gives rise to the protein MDPEAFSASLFKWDPRGAMPPPSRLLDPVAAPPLLPPPPPPPPLSTAPAYSIRSSTTRGLGGLEELFQAYGIRYYTAAKIAELGFTVNTLLDMKDEELDDMMNSLSQIFRWELLVGERYGIKAAIRAEWRRLEEEEARRRGHILSDGGTNVLDALSQEGLSEEPVQQHEREAAGSGTWEVVAASAGGGGRLKQRRRKKAGATGRERRGMSGEDDDETEEFGDDDEENINEAGGCGGGGGGGTSERQREHPFIVTEPGEVARGKKNGLDYLFHLYEQCREFLVQVQNIAKERGEKCPTKVTNQVFRYAKKSGASYINKPKMRHYVHCYALHCLDEDASNALRRAFKERGENVGAWRQACYKPLVAIAAQQGWDIDSIFNAHPRLAIWYVPTKLRQLCHSERSNAAAVGSNSVSGGGVVADHLPHF